The Acidovorax sp. RAC01 genomic sequence TGAATGACCTGACACAACCCGGGCTCTGCCATGAGTGACTTAGCCATTACCGGCCTGCTGGTGCTCTCGCTGTTCCTGATTCTGGGCAGCGGCGTCTGGATCGGGCTCACGCTGTCGGGCGTGGCCTGGATCGGGATGCAGCTTTTTTCGGCGCGCCCCGCGGGCGACGCCATGGCGGTAACCATCTGGGGCTCGGCCTCCAGCTGGACGCTTACGGCCCTGCCGCTTTTCATCTGGATGGGCGAGATCCTGTTTCGCACCCGCCTTTCGCAGGACATGTTCAAGGGCCTGGCGCCGTGGGTGCAGGCCCTGCCCGGCCGGCTGCTGCACACCAACGTGATCGGCTGCACCATCTTTGCCGCCGTATCGGGCTCGAGCGCAGCCACCTGCGCCACCATCGGCAAGATGACGTTGCCCGAGCTGACGCGGCGCGGCTACCCCGAGAGCATGGTGGTGGGCACACTGGCGGGGGCCAGTACGCTGGGGCTGCTGATCCCGCCGTCGATCATCATGATCGTCTACGGCGTCACGGCTGAAGTGTCGATCTCGCAACTGTTCATTGCCGGCGTCCTGCCCGGCATCCTGCTTGGCGTGCTGTTTTCGGGCTACATCGTGCTGTGGGCGCTGCGCAACCCCTCACAGGTGCCGGCGGCCGATGAGCGCATGACGTTCATGCAAAAGCTGTCTGCATCGCGCAGCCTGATCCCCGTAGTGCTGCTCATCACGGCCGTGCTGGGCTCCATCTACACCGGCTTTGCCACGGCCACCGAGGCCGCAGCGGTCGGCGTGGTGGGCGCGCTGGTGCTGTCGGTCGTGCAAGGCTCGATGAGCTGGCAGACCTTCACCGCGTCTCTGATGGGGGCCACGCGCCTGTACTGCATGATCGCGCTGATCTTGGCGGGCGCGGCCTTTCTGACGCTGGCCATGGGCTACATCGGCCTGCCGCGCCATCTGGCTGAATGGATCGGCTCGCTGGGCCTGAACAAGGCGCAGCTGATTGCAGCGCTGGCCGTGTTCTTCATCATCCTGGGCTGCTTCCTGGATGGCATCTCGATGGTGGTGCTGACCATGGGCGTGATCATGCCCACGGTGCAGGCTGCCGGGATCGACCCCATCTGGTTCGGCATCTTCATCGTACTGGTGGTCGAGATGGCGCAAATTACGCCACCCGTGGGCTTCAACCTGTTCGTGCTGCAGGGCATGACGGGCAAGCAACTGC encodes the following:
- a CDS encoding TRAP transporter large permease; this encodes MSDLAITGLLVLSLFLILGSGVWIGLTLSGVAWIGMQLFSARPAGDAMAVTIWGSASSWTLTALPLFIWMGEILFRTRLSQDMFKGLAPWVQALPGRLLHTNVIGCTIFAAVSGSSAATCATIGKMTLPELTRRGYPESMVVGTLAGASTLGLLIPPSIIMIVYGVTAEVSISQLFIAGVLPGILLGVLFSGYIVLWALRNPSQVPAADERMTFMQKLSASRSLIPVVLLITAVLGSIYTGFATATEAAAVGVVGALVLSVVQGSMSWQTFTASLMGATRLYCMIALILAGAAFLTLAMGYIGLPRHLAEWIGSLGLNKAQLIAALAVFFIILGCFLDGISMVVLTMGVIMPTVQAAGIDPIWFGIFIVLVVEMAQITPPVGFNLFVLQGMTGKQLPWIAKVSMPMFVLMCGAVALIYLFPGIVTWLPQQMAGR